One Gemmatimonadota bacterium DNA window includes the following coding sequences:
- a CDS encoding NAD-dependent epimerase/dehydratase family protein — MRAGRVLVTGGAGFIGSHVAQGYLARGHEVWVVDDLSRGRAENVPSGARLIRLDIGDPGVDDLFREAGGFEVVNHHAAQVDVRQSVADPREDARVNVDGLLNVLECAKRHHARRFLFVSSGGVVYGEAEARPTPETAPKRPLSPYGVSKLCGEYYVHYYHVVHGLDTVALRYSNVYGPRQDPHGEAGVVAIFCSRLRTDQALRVYGDGDQTRDYVYVGDVVDANLLLTKAALAPAAHPDDRCFNVGAGAETSVNQLARLLMDVA; from the coding sequence ATGAGAGCAGGCCGGGTGCTGGTGACGGGTGGAGCGGGTTTCATTGGCAGCCATGTGGCGCAAGGCTACCTGGCGCGCGGTCACGAGGTATGGGTGGTGGATGACCTTTCGCGCGGGCGGGCGGAGAACGTGCCCAGCGGCGCGCGGCTGATTCGCCTGGATATCGGCGATCCCGGAGTGGACGACCTTTTTCGAGAGGCGGGCGGTTTCGAGGTCGTCAATCACCACGCCGCCCAGGTGGATGTTCGGCAGTCCGTGGCAGATCCGCGCGAAGATGCGCGGGTGAACGTGGACGGGCTGCTCAACGTGCTGGAATGTGCGAAGCGCCATCATGCCCGGCGATTCCTGTTCGTCTCGTCGGGCGGCGTGGTCTACGGCGAGGCAGAGGCGCGCCCCACGCCGGAGACGGCGCCGAAGCGGCCGCTTTCGCCCTATGGCGTGAGCAAGCTATGCGGCGAGTACTACGTGCATTACTATCACGTGGTCCACGGCCTGGACACGGTGGCGCTGCGCTACTCGAACGTCTACGGTCCGCGCCAGGACCCGCACGGTGAGGCCGGCGTGGTGGCCATCTTCTGCAGCCGGCTGCGCACGGATCAGGCCCTGCGCGTTTACGGCGACGGGGATCAAACCCGTGACTATGTCTACGTGGGCGACGTCGTCGATGCGAATCTGCTGCTCACGAAAGCTGCGCTTGCGCCGGCCGCCCACCCCGATGACCGGTGCTTCAATGTCGGCGCCGGCGCGGAGACGAGCGTGAACCAGCTCGCGCGACTGCTCATGGATGTGGCGG
- a CDS encoding glutamyl-tRNA reductase: MPIGVVGISHHTAPLAVRERFVFPPEDSAPALLRFAGARGGIEAVLLSTCNRTELYFHAADGAAAAEAAAASLLAGQAGLELERAMPYLYRREGLAGVEHLFRVVTSLDSMVVGEAEIQGQVRSAYEQAASIAAQPGVVGPVLSRLFQSALGVGGRVRSETALAVGAASIPSAAVELARKIFGSLRGRRAIVLGAGEMAELALQCLSSEGVKSVVAARRPGARAQELAQRVGGRAISFDDLVQWLPQADIVAAATSAPHVVLGRELVERALPGGPRRPLLVVDIAVPRDVDPAVGGVPNLFLYDLDDLRQIVEENLGRRRAEIPAAERLVAEAATEYWNWYLSLDVIPLIRTLRGQAEQLRRAEVEKALGKLRHLAPEDRERIESLTQQLLNKLLHVPTVRLREAAANGRGASLLDAARYLFELDSSDTTSTNT, encoded by the coding sequence ATGCCCATCGGGGTTGTAGGCATAAGCCATCACACGGCGCCGCTAGCCGTGCGCGAGCGCTTCGTCTTCCCGCCGGAGGACAGCGCGCCGGCCTTGCTGCGCTTTGCCGGCGCGAGGGGTGGGATCGAGGCGGTGCTGCTATCGACGTGCAACCGCACGGAGCTCTACTTCCACGCTGCGGATGGCGCTGCTGCGGCGGAGGCGGCGGCCGCGTCGCTGCTGGCCGGGCAGGCGGGGCTCGAGCTCGAGCGCGCGATGCCATACCTGTATCGCCGGGAAGGTCTGGCGGGGGTGGAGCACCTGTTCCGCGTGGTGACCAGTCTGGACTCGATGGTGGTGGGCGAGGCGGAGATCCAGGGGCAGGTCCGCTCGGCGTACGAACAGGCGGCCAGCATCGCGGCTCAGCCCGGGGTGGTGGGCCCTGTGCTGTCCAGGCTGTTCCAGAGCGCCCTGGGCGTAGGCGGCCGGGTGCGCAGCGAGACGGCATTGGCGGTGGGCGCGGCCTCCATCCCTTCTGCCGCCGTCGAGCTGGCCAGGAAGATCTTCGGCTCGCTCCGTGGCCGCCGGGCCATCGTGCTGGGCGCCGGCGAGATGGCCGAGCTGGCCTTGCAGTGCCTGAGTAGTGAGGGTGTGAAAAGCGTAGTCGCCGCGCGCCGGCCGGGGGCGCGGGCGCAGGAGCTGGCGCAACGCGTTGGGGGCCGCGCGATCAGCTTCGATGATCTCGTCCAGTGGCTCCCGCAGGCCGACATTGTCGCAGCGGCTACTTCCGCGCCGCACGTGGTGCTCGGCCGCGAACTGGTCGAGCGCGCCTTGCCGGGCGGGCCGCGCCGGCCCCTGCTGGTTGTGGATATTGCCGTGCCCAGGGATGTCGATCCTGCGGTGGGCGGCGTGCCCAACCTGTTCCTCTATGATCTGGACGACCTCCGCCAGATTGTCGAGGAGAACCTGGGTCGTCGCCGGGCGGAGATCCCTGCGGCCGAGCGGCTGGTTGCCGAGGCCGCGACCGAGTACTGGAACTGGTACTTGTCTCTGGATGTAATTCCGCTGATCCGCACTCTGCGCGGGCAGGCGGAGCAGCTCCGCCGCGCAGAGGTGGAGAAAGCGCTGGGCAAGCTGCGTCACCTCGCCCCGGAGGACCGCGAGAGGATCGAATCGCTGACGCAGCAGCTCCTGAACAAGCTGTTACACGTTCCCACCGTGCGGCTGCGGGAGGCGGCGGCAAACGGTCGTGGCGCCAGTCTGCTGGATGCGGCACGCTACCTCTTCGAGCTGGACTCATCGGATACGACCTCCACGAACACATGA
- the ccsA gene encoding cytochrome c biogenesis protein CcsA has protein sequence MVIALHGLALVLYVCSGGILVASLAGGRSAAPLAGVLGAWGAVLAHAAGLAAYGAAFGELPLVGLGPSLSTLGFLIGAFLLAAAALRKEGRPLGLVLLPLIAFLLVPGMALGLEPAGEPPAFRGAWFALHVVLAFLGYAALALSFAAGLMYLLQFRALKGKNFGRTFRFFPSLDTLDRTGRQALGIGFPALSLALVLGWAWTVRFRGSVAGVQSQVIWGVFTWIVFVVALAARAGGADRRRRGAVASVLGFVLVVLAYLILRLALAEGRVFL, from the coding sequence ATGGTCATCGCCCTCCATGGCCTGGCGCTGGTCCTGTACGTTTGCTCTGGCGGGATCCTGGTCGCTTCGCTCGCCGGCGGCCGCAGTGCCGCGCCGCTGGCCGGCGTTCTGGGCGCGTGGGGTGCGGTGCTGGCACACGCGGCCGGGCTGGCGGCATACGGGGCCGCGTTCGGCGAACTGCCGCTCGTCGGGCTCGGCCCCTCGCTCTCGACGCTGGGCTTCCTGATCGGCGCCTTTCTGCTTGCCGCCGCCGCGTTGCGCAAGGAGGGACGGCCGCTGGGGCTGGTGCTGCTGCCGCTCATCGCCTTCCTGCTCGTGCCGGGCATGGCGCTCGGGCTCGAGCCGGCGGGCGAGCCGCCCGCCTTCCGCGGCGCATGGTTCGCCCTGCATGTGGTGCTGGCGTTCCTGGGGTACGCGGCGCTGGCCCTCTCCTTCGCGGCCGGGCTCATGTATCTGCTGCAGTTCCGCGCGCTCAAGGGGAAGAACTTTGGCAGGACGTTCCGCTTCTTCCCTTCCCTGGACACCCTGGACCGCACGGGGCGGCAGGCCCTGGGCATCGGGTTCCCCGCGCTGAGCCTGGCCCTGGTGCTGGGCTGGGCCTGGACCGTACGCTTCCGCGGCTCGGTCGCCGGCGTGCAGTCCCAGGTGATCTGGGGCGTGTTCACCTGGATCGTTTTCGTGGTGGCGCTGGCTGCCCGGGCGGGCGGCGCCGATCGGCGCCGCCGCGGCGCAGTGGCCAGCGTGCTGGGATTCGTGCTGGTCGTGCTGGCGTACTTGATTCTGCGACTCGCGCTGGCGGAGGGACGCGTTTTCCTGTAG
- a CDS encoding LysM peptidoglycan-binding domain-containing protein — protein sequence MAAALLAALFATAPAAAQEPAAAAGERPAGRGHVVRPGETLWELARQYYNDPYRWPVIYEANRWMLRSPHLIYPDERLVIPGLGPETGVEVALEGELPIAQVGFGRAIQREELAGEAAAQARTRFYRTGADQGAGPTLLIAAPEVAPPVQADEFQATAWLADSAALEVVGQVIGVLDPRAGKSKLSESAHPFDRLALSYGAAPAPQVGDRLVLVRVGREIPGWGRIIHPQAILTVASRQAQAMGAVVSKQFGEVKAGSLALSPEPFPELPNAAPQPVEDGAQGEVVGFVVEQPLYGPSDAAFISLGRAHGLAIGDELIAYIPERPVEADGSHLMPPEPVARLRVIRVGERTGTVRILRVTSAALAVGLPVRVIRKMP from the coding sequence GTGGCAGCGGCTCTGCTTGCGGCGCTCTTCGCCACGGCGCCGGCAGCAGCACAGGAACCGGCAGCGGCGGCCGGGGAGCGGCCGGCGGGGCGGGGGCACGTGGTCCGCCCGGGCGAGACGCTCTGGGAGCTGGCCCGGCAGTACTACAACGACCCCTACCGCTGGCCGGTCATCTACGAAGCCAATCGCTGGATGCTGCGCAGTCCGCACCTGATCTATCCGGACGAGCGCCTGGTGATCCCCGGGCTCGGGCCGGAGACGGGCGTGGAGGTGGCGCTGGAGGGGGAGTTGCCCATCGCGCAGGTGGGCTTCGGCCGCGCCATTCAGCGGGAGGAGCTGGCAGGGGAGGCGGCGGCACAGGCGCGCACCCGTTTCTACCGTACGGGTGCCGACCAGGGCGCCGGCCCCACGCTGCTCATCGCGGCGCCCGAGGTGGCACCGCCAGTACAGGCGGACGAGTTTCAGGCGACGGCCTGGCTGGCCGATTCTGCGGCGCTCGAGGTGGTCGGGCAGGTGATCGGCGTGCTCGACCCGCGGGCCGGGAAAAGCAAGCTCTCGGAGTCGGCCCACCCCTTCGACCGCCTGGCCCTGAGCTACGGCGCGGCGCCAGCGCCGCAAGTGGGTGATCGACTGGTGCTGGTGCGTGTGGGGCGCGAGATCCCGGGGTGGGGCCGCATCATCCATCCCCAGGCCATTCTGACCGTCGCGTCACGCCAGGCCCAGGCCATGGGAGCCGTCGTGAGCAAGCAATTCGGCGAGGTCAAGGCGGGGAGCCTGGCGCTGAGCCCGGAGCCGTTCCCCGAGTTGCCTAACGCGGCGCCGCAGCCGGTGGAGGATGGTGCGCAGGGTGAGGTCGTGGGCTTCGTTGTCGAGCAGCCATTGTACGGCCCCTCGGACGCCGCCTTCATTTCCCTGGGTCGCGCGCACGGCCTGGCTATTGGCGACGAGCTGATTGCCTACATCCCGGAGCGGCCGGTGGAGGCGGACGGCTCGCATCTCATGCCGCCGGAGCCCGTGGCCCGACTGCGGGTCATTCGGGTGGGCGAGCGGACGGGCACCGTCCGGATCCTGAGAGTGACGAGCGCGGCCCTTGCCGTGGGGCTACCGGTCCGCGTGATCCGCAAGATGCCGTGA
- the hemB gene encoding porphobilinogen synthase encodes MSSFPEYRPRRLRRTPNLRNMIRETRVGVEDLILPLFVVPGGGVRRPVQSMPGVHQTSVDELVRDAVEAAELGVPAILLFGIPSGKDERGSEAYAEEGIVQRAVAAVKREVPELVVITDVCLCEYTSHGHCGIVRDGEVANDETLELLAAQALSHARAGADLVAPSDMMDGRVAAIRRTLDAEGLGRVAILSYAAKFASAFYGPFREAAESAPQFGDRQGYQMDPANVEEALREVRQDIEEGADIVMVKPAHGYLDVVWRVKQATGYPVCAYHVSGEYAAILAAGERGWLDAERAMREALVSIKRAGADLIVSYWAREFARR; translated from the coding sequence ATGTCCAGCTTCCCGGAATACCGTCCCCGCCGGCTGCGCCGCACGCCGAACTTGCGAAACATGATCCGGGAGACGCGGGTCGGAGTCGAGGACCTCATCCTCCCGCTCTTCGTGGTGCCGGGCGGCGGCGTCCGCCGACCGGTGCAGTCCATGCCCGGCGTGCACCAGACCTCGGTGGACGAACTGGTAAGGGATGCGGTCGAGGCCGCGGAGCTGGGAGTGCCGGCCATCCTGCTGTTCGGCATTCCGAGCGGAAAGGACGAGCGGGGTAGCGAGGCGTACGCGGAAGAGGGCATTGTTCAGCGCGCGGTGGCGGCAGTGAAGCGGGAGGTCCCGGAGCTGGTGGTCATCACGGACGTGTGCCTCTGCGAATATACGTCTCATGGGCACTGCGGCATTGTACGCGATGGCGAAGTCGCGAACGACGAAACCCTCGAGCTGCTCGCGGCGCAGGCTCTGAGCCACGCTCGCGCAGGTGCCGACCTGGTCGCGCCCAGCGACATGATGGACGGCCGCGTGGCAGCCATCCGCCGGACACTGGATGCCGAGGGGCTGGGCCGGGTCGCCATTTTGTCCTATGCAGCCAAGTTCGCTTCGGCCTTCTACGGCCCGTTCCGCGAGGCGGCCGAAAGCGCGCCGCAGTTCGGCGATCGACAGGGGTACCAGATGGACCCGGCCAATGTAGAAGAGGCGTTGCGCGAGGTGCGCCAGGACATCGAGGAAGGCGCGGACATTGTCATGGTGAAGCCGGCCCATGGCTACCTGGATGTCGTATGGCGCGTCAAGCAGGCGACGGGATACCCGGTCTGCGCGTACCACGTCTCGGGCGAGTACGCGGCCATCCTGGCCGCCGGCGAGCGGGGGTGGCTCGATGCAGAACGCGCGATGCGTGAGGCGCTGGTATCGATCAAGCGGGCCGGTGCGGACCTGATCGTGAGCTACTGGGCGCGCGAGTTCGCACGTCGGTAG
- the rimI gene encoding ribosomal protein S18-alanine N-acetyltransferase: MIRTMQDPDLPRVMEVEQASFSMPWTEATFRGLLRRTDAELLVAEVDGELVGHAVLWAVTDQGELGNIAVAPAWRGQGIGTRLLVAALASARGRGVHELYLEVRASNARAQQLYERHGFHAVGRRPNYYVDPVEDALVMCKVLAVANHS; this comes from the coding sequence ATGATCAGGACGATGCAGGACCCCGACCTGCCACGGGTCATGGAAGTGGAGCAAGCGTCCTTTTCCATGCCCTGGACCGAGGCGACGTTCCGCGGACTCTTGCGCCGGACGGATGCCGAGCTGCTGGTGGCCGAAGTCGATGGCGAGCTGGTGGGCCACGCGGTGCTGTGGGCAGTGACGGACCAGGGCGAGCTGGGGAATATTGCCGTGGCGCCGGCGTGGCGAGGACAGGGGATCGGCACCAGGCTGCTGGTCGCGGCCCTGGCGAGTGCGCGGGGGCGCGGCGTGCACGAGCTGTATCTCGAGGTCCGGGCGTCCAACGCACGCGCGCAACAGCTCTACGAGCGGCACGGGTTCCACGCCGTCGGGCGCCGCCCCAACTATTACGTCGATCCGGTGGAGGACGCGCTCGTGATGTGCAAGGTGCTGGCTGTGGCGAACCACAGTTGA
- the tsaB gene encoding tRNA (adenosine(37)-N6)-threonylcarbamoyltransferase complex dimerization subunit type 1 TsaB → MGVGPYLAIETSTPLGSVAVGRGDKLLAAAVMGVVVRHSESLLPAVDFVLRSASMRPKDIAGVVVGGGPGSFTGVRIAAATAKALVRVLGVPLFAFSGLAALAAVVGAEGRPVCGLFDARRGEVYAGCYRFPGFASIETVLPPGGWRMPELLEELGARVAEPAIFAGSAALSHQRRIQAAGGSVAPAHLSVPSATALLWLADVAPEQGRVAAPAEWQPLYVRGWSAERGVEG, encoded by the coding sequence ATGGGGGTGGGGCCGTACCTGGCCATTGAGACGTCGACGCCGCTCGGGAGCGTCGCGGTGGGCCGGGGCGACAAGCTGCTTGCCGCCGCGGTCATGGGGGTGGTCGTGCGCCACTCGGAGTCGCTGCTGCCGGCCGTGGATTTCGTGCTGCGATCGGCCAGCATGCGGCCGAAGGATATCGCTGGCGTGGTGGTAGGTGGGGGACCGGGATCCTTCACGGGAGTTCGCATTGCGGCTGCAACGGCGAAGGCGCTGGTCCGGGTGCTGGGCGTGCCGCTGTTCGCGTTCTCCGGGCTGGCTGCGCTGGCGGCGGTGGTGGGAGCCGAGGGCAGACCCGTGTGCGGGCTGTTCGACGCCCGTCGCGGAGAGGTTTACGCGGGATGCTACCGGTTTCCGGGTTTCGCGAGCATCGAGACGGTGCTCCCGCCCGGGGGGTGGCGCATGCCCGAGCTGCTGGAGGAGCTGGGCGCGCGGGTGGCCGAGCCGGCCATCTTTGCCGGGAGCGCTGCGCTCTCGCACCAGCGCCGGATCCAGGCGGCGGGTGGCAGCGTCGCGCCGGCGCACCTCAGCGTGCCCAGCGCGACAGCGCTCCTCTGGCTGGCGGACGTGGCCCCGGAGCAGGGGCGCGTGGCCGCCCCGGCGGAGTGGCAGCCGCTGTACGTGCGGGGGTGGAGCGCGGAACGAGGCGTCGAGGGGTGA
- the tsaE gene encoding tRNA (adenosine(37)-N6)-threonylcarbamoyltransferase complex ATPase subunit type 1 TsaE, whose translation MQVPAVLALRGELGAGKSVLARAVARGAGVSGPMPSPSFNLVFRYQGSRSVDVYHYDLYRLEEPQEVWELGWQELGEDGQIVLIEWPERAEALLPPDRWDIQLEIPEPGADVRMVWAMRRRKAPELPELPVA comes from the coding sequence GTGCAGGTGCCGGCGGTGCTGGCGCTGCGTGGCGAGCTGGGCGCGGGCAAATCGGTGCTGGCCCGGGCCGTGGCGCGCGGCGCGGGTGTGAGCGGCCCCATGCCCTCGCCTAGCTTCAACCTCGTCTTCCGATACCAGGGCAGCCGCAGCGTCGATGTGTACCACTACGACCTGTATCGGCTCGAGGAGCCGCAGGAGGTCTGGGAACTGGGGTGGCAGGAGCTCGGTGAGGACGGGCAGATCGTGTTGATCGAGTGGCCGGAGCGGGCCGAGGCGCTGCTGCCGCCCGACCGCTGGGACATCCAGCTCGAGATCCCCGAGCCGGGCGCGGACGTTCGCATGGTGTGGGCCATGCGGCGGAGGAAGGCGCCCGAGCTGCCGGAGCTGCCCGTCGCTTGA
- the uvrB gene encoding excinuclease ABC subunit UvrB: protein MSRFDLQLPFPLRGDQPQAIAELVEGLRRGQCWQTLLGVTGSGKTVTMASVIAAHGRPALVMSHNKTLAAQLYGELKQFFPTNAVEYFISYYDYYQPEAYVPATDTYIEKDASINEDIDRLRLRATSSLMEREDVIIVASVSCIYGLGDPREYRELMLMLEVGQRIGRRELLQGLVRIQYSRNDYEFVRGAFRARGDVIEVYPAYEEQAIRIELWGDEIERISRFDPVTGETIVRLPRAAIYPATHFVTQRPTVERAAGLIRAELEARLLELRAQGKLLEAQRLEQRTNFDLEMLLELGTCHGIENYSRHLTGRRTGERPACLFDYFPEDLLVIVDESHQTVPQLRGMYNGDRSRKLTLVEHGFRLPSALDNRPLTFEEWEGMAQHAILVSATPGDYELERSGGVVVEQLIRPTGLLDPQVEVRPVRGQVDDLIAEIREREARGERVLVTTLTKRMAEDLTEYLQQVGIRVRYMHSDIDAIERMEILRELRLGRFDVLVGINLLREGLDLPEVSLVAILDADKEGFLRDGRSLIQTIGRAARNVSGTAIMYADAVTGSMRQCIEETDRRREVQRRYNEEQGITPRSIVKSVEERLLATRVADARAPAGHRGMKVSERRASYADEVNLEEWAKILELEMREAAVALHFERAALLRDELLEVQARLGRASRGAAP from the coding sequence ATGTCGAGGTTCGATCTTCAGCTCCCCTTCCCGCTGCGGGGTGACCAGCCGCAGGCCATAGCCGAGCTGGTGGAGGGGCTGCGGCGCGGGCAGTGCTGGCAGACGCTGCTGGGCGTGACCGGTTCCGGGAAGACGGTGACCATGGCCTCGGTCATCGCGGCGCACGGCCGGCCGGCGCTGGTCATGAGCCACAACAAGACGCTGGCGGCACAGCTTTACGGCGAGCTGAAGCAGTTTTTCCCCACGAACGCGGTCGAGTACTTCATTTCGTATTACGACTATTACCAGCCGGAGGCATACGTGCCGGCGACGGACACGTACATCGAGAAGGACGCCTCGATCAACGAGGACATCGACCGGCTGCGGCTGCGGGCGACGTCGTCGCTGATGGAGCGGGAGGACGTGATCATCGTGGCCTCGGTCTCGTGCATCTACGGTTTGGGCGATCCCCGGGAGTACCGGGAGCTCATGCTGATGCTGGAGGTGGGGCAGCGCATCGGGCGGCGGGAGCTGCTGCAAGGGCTGGTGCGGATCCAGTACTCGCGCAACGACTACGAGTTCGTCCGCGGCGCGTTCCGCGCGCGCGGCGACGTGATCGAGGTCTACCCGGCCTACGAGGAGCAGGCGATCCGGATCGAGCTCTGGGGGGACGAGATCGAGCGCATCAGCCGCTTCGACCCGGTCACGGGGGAGACCATTGTGCGGCTGCCACGCGCGGCGATCTATCCGGCGACGCACTTCGTGACCCAGCGGCCGACGGTCGAGCGGGCGGCCGGATTGATCCGCGCGGAGCTGGAGGCGCGGCTGCTCGAGCTGCGCGCGCAGGGGAAGCTGCTCGAGGCCCAGCGGCTGGAACAGCGGACAAACTTCGATCTCGAGATGCTGCTCGAGCTGGGGACGTGCCACGGCATCGAGAACTACTCGAGGCACCTGACGGGGCGGCGCACTGGAGAGCGCCCCGCTTGCCTCTTCGACTACTTCCCCGAGGATTTGCTGGTCATTGTGGACGAGTCGCACCAGACGGTGCCGCAGCTCAGGGGCATGTACAACGGCGACCGCTCGCGTAAGCTGACGCTGGTGGAGCACGGCTTCCGCCTGCCCAGCGCGCTGGACAACCGGCCGCTGACATTCGAGGAGTGGGAGGGCATGGCGCAACACGCGATCTTGGTCTCCGCCACGCCCGGGGATTACGAGCTCGAGCGGTCAGGCGGCGTGGTCGTCGAGCAGCTCATCCGCCCCACCGGTCTGCTGGATCCGCAGGTCGAGGTGCGGCCGGTCCGGGGGCAAGTGGACGATCTGATCGCGGAGATCCGGGAGCGGGAAGCACGCGGGGAACGGGTGCTCGTGACGACGCTGACCAAGCGCATGGCCGAGGACCTGACGGAGTACCTGCAGCAGGTGGGCATCCGCGTGCGCTACATGCACTCCGACATCGACGCTATCGAGCGCATGGAGATCCTGCGCGAGCTGCGGCTGGGCCGTTTCGATGTGCTGGTCGGCATCAACCTGCTGCGCGAGGGGCTGGACCTGCCCGAGGTTTCGCTGGTTGCCATCCTGGACGCGGACAAGGAGGGATTCTTGCGCGATGGGCGGTCGCTGATCCAGACGATCGGGCGTGCCGCGCGCAATGTGTCGGGCACGGCGATCATGTACGCGGACGCTGTGACGGGGTCGATGCGGCAGTGCATCGAGGAAACGGACCGGCGCCGGGAAGTGCAGCGCCGCTACAACGAGGAGCAGGGGATCACGCCGCGGAGCATTGTGAAGAGCGTAGAGGAGCGGCTGCTGGCGACACGGGTGGCGGATGCGCGTGCGCCGGCCGGGCACCGCGGGATGAAGGTATCGGAGCGGCGGGCCAGTTACGCCGACGAGGTCAACCTGGAGGAATGGGCCAAGATCCTGGAGCTGGAGATGCGGGAAGCGGCCGTGGCGCTGCATTTCGAGCGGGCGGCGCTGCTGCGGGACGAGCTGCTGGAAGTGCAGGCGAGACTGGGGCGCGCCAGCCGGGGGGCGGCGCCATAG